The genomic segment ACAGACGAAAGCCATTTTCCTCATAGGTCACCTCAATGTCGCGCTTGCCTTGCTGGTCCACAAAAGTGAGGGTGCTGGTCAACGCCATATTCATACGCCAGCCATCGGTCCAGTCCCACACGTCGGCAGAAGACCGGTCAGGCACCAGTTCATTCAACACGGCCAGGGCCAGAATTTCCGGCCAGGCCGGCCCTGGCTGCGGGATAAGGTCCTGTTCAAAGCGGGAAATGAACCCCGTGTCCACATCCCCTTTGGCAAAGGCGTCATGATCGAAAATCCGGCCCAGAAACTCCAGATTGGTCTTCAGGCCCGCCACCGCTGTCTCGCGTAGCACCCGGCGCATCTGCCTGAGCGCACCGGGCCGATCCCGGTCCCAAACAATCAGCTTGGCAATCATGGGATCATAATGGATACTGACCTCGTCGCCTTCCTCCACCCCGCTGTCAAGACGAAAATGCTGGTCCTGCGGCGGGGTTGAAAAATGATGCAACCGGCCGGTCTGCGGCAGGAACCCGCTGGTCGGGTCCTCGGCATAAAGCCGCACTTCAAAAGCATGCCCATCAAGCGGAATCTGGTCCTGGGTCAGCGGCAACCGCTCTCCTGCCGCAATGCGCAGCTGCCAGTCCACCAGATCAAGGCCGGTAATCAGTTCCGTCACCGGATGCTCCACCTGAAGACGGGTGTTCATTTCCATGAAATAGAAACTGTCCTTATGAAGGCCTTTGCTGCTGTCTACAATAAATTCGATGGTGCCCGCCCCGCAATAGCCAATGGCCTTGGCCGCCTTCACCGCCGCTTGTCCCATGGCCCGGCGCATGTCTTCCGGCATGCCCGGCGCGGGCGCTTCTTCCACCACCTTTTGGTGGCGGCGTTGCAGGGAACAGTCCCGTTCATAAAGATAAACCGCCTCGCCGTGACTGTCGGCGAAGACCTGCACTTCGATATGGCGGGGTTTGGCGAGGAATTTTTCAACCAGAACATGGGCATTGCCAAATGCGGCTTCGGCCTCGCGTTGGCAGCTTTCCAGCGCGCTCAGAAATTCCTCCGCCTTTTCCACCAGCCGCATGCCCTTGCCGCCGCCGCCGGCCACCGCCTTGATCAACACGGGATAGCCGATGCGGTCCGCCTCTGCTTTCAACACATTCGGGGTCTGATCCGCCCCCTGATAGCCTGGCACCACCGGCACCCCGGCCCGGGCCATCAGCTCCTTGGCCCTATCCTTTAATCCCATGGCCCGGATGCTTTCCGGGCCGGGGCCGATGAAAACCACCCCCGCTTTTTCACAGGCTTCCGCAAATTCGGCATTTTCCGACAGAAACCCATATCCCGGATGAATGGCCTGAGCCCCGGTGCGTTGCGCCACCTCGATCAGTTTTTCTGCACACAGATAACTCTCGCGTGCCGCCGCGCCGCCGATCAGGTGCGCCTCATCGGCAAGCCGCACATGCCGGGCGGCACTATCGGCTTCGGAATAGACAGCCACCGTAGCAATCCCGCTTCTACGGGCGGTTTCGATAATACGGCAGGCAATTTCCCCGCGATTGGCAATCAGGATCTTGTCAAACATGCGCCCTCACCCTTCCTTGTTGTCTTTCACCCAAGCTGCCGGCCGTTTCTCAAAAAAGGCGGTGATCCCCTCACGGGCTTCGGCGCCGGCCCGGGTGGCGGCAATGCGGTTCGCTGTCTCTTCGATAATCTCCAGATCCAAGGGGCGCCCGGCAAAATCCAGCACCAGACGTTTTGAAGCCGCCATGGCCCGGGGGCCTGCCAGACGCACTTCCTTGAGAATCTTCTCCAACACCAACTCAAGGCTTTGTTCATCTTCCGCCAGCTCGTGCACCAAACCGATCTCTTTGGCCTTGTCCCCGAAAAACGCTTCACCGGTCTGGAAGAACCGCCGCGCCTGACGGGCGCCGATAGCTGTCATCACATAAGGCGAAATGGTCGCCGGAATAAGCCCCAGCTTCACTTCCGACAGAGCAAACCGCGTATCCCGCACGGCAATCACCACGTCGCAGCAGGCCACCAGACCCAGCCCGCCGCCCATCGCCGCCCCCTGCACGCAGGCAATGGTCAGCTTGGGCATTTCATACAAAGCCTTGAGCATGGCGGCGAGCGCATCAGCATCCGCCTTGTTCTGTTCGTGGCTGTAGCTTGCTGCCCGCTTCATCCAGTCGAGATCCGCCCCGGCGGAAAAACTCTTGCCCCGGCCGGAAAGAATCACCGCCTTGACCGTCTCGTCCTGCCCCAGCGTACGAAAGGTTTCCGACAGCTCGCGGATCATATGTTCGTTAAAAGCATTGCGCACCTCAGGCCGGTTCAACGTGACCCGGGCCAGGCCGTCCTTGTCTTTTTCTATTACAACAGTGTCGGTGGTCATGCGTTACATCCTGAATATGCCAAAGGTGGTTTTTTCGATAGGCGCATTGAGGCTGGCGCTAAGGCCCAGCCCCAGGACCCGGCGGGTATCCCGGGGGTCAATCACCCCGTCATCCCACAACCGGGCCGAGGCATAATAGGGATGCCCCTGACGCTCATACTGTTCCATGATGGGGGTGCGAAAGGCGGCTTCCTCTTCTTCGGACCATGTCTTGCCGGCCCGCTCCAGCCCGTCACGTTTGACGGTGGCAAGAACGCCGGCGGCCTGTTCTCCGCCCATCACGGAAATCCGCGCATTGGGCCACATCCACAAAAAGCGCGGATTATAGGCCCGTCCGCACATGCCATAATTACCGGCCCCGAAGGATCCGCCGATAATGACGGTGAATTTGGGCACTTGGGCACAGGAGACGGCCGTCACCATCTTGGCGCCATCGCGGGCAATGCCGCCGGATTCATATTTACGCCCGACCATAAACCCAGTGATATTCTGTAAAAAGACCAGCGGAATGCCCCGTTGGCAGCACAGTTCCACAAAATGCGCGCCTTTGAGGGCGGATTCCGAAAACAGCACCCCATTATTGGCAATGATCCCCACCGGCATGCCGTAAATATGGGCAAAACCACAGACCAGCGTGGTGCCGTAGCGTTTCTTGAATTCATCAAATTCACTGCCGTCCACAATGCGGGCGATGACCTCGCGCACATCATAGGGCTTTTTCAAATCCGCCGGAATTACGCCATACAGCTCTTCGGGGTCATATAACGGTTCCCGCGGAGGACGCCGGGTCAACTGCCCCGGTTTTTGACGATTGAGGGTACCGACAATGCGCCGGGCCATTTCCAGTGCATGATTGTCGTCATGGGCCAGATGATCAGCCACCCCGGAAATACGGGTATGCACATCACCGCCACCCAGTTCCTCGGCACTGACCACCTCCCCTGTTGCAGCCTTCACCAGAGGCGGCCCGGCGAGGAAAATGGTGCCCTGCTCCTTGACGATGATACTTTCATCGCTCATGGCCGGAACATAAGCACCACCGGCCGTGCAGGAGCCCATGACCACAGCAATCTGGGGGATGCCCTTGGC from the Luteithermobacter gelatinilyticus genome contains:
- a CDS encoding acetyl-CoA carboxylase biotin carboxylase subunit; the encoded protein is MFDKILIANRGEIACRIIETARRSGIATVAVYSEADSAARHVRLADEAHLIGGAAARESYLCAEKLIEVAQRTGAQAIHPGYGFLSENAEFAEACEKAGVVFIGPGPESIRAMGLKDRAKELMARAGVPVVPGYQGADQTPNVLKAEADRIGYPVLIKAVAGGGGKGMRLVEKAEEFLSALESCQREAEAAFGNAHVLVEKFLAKPRHIEVQVFADSHGEAVYLYERDCSLQRRHQKVVEEAPAPGMPEDMRRAMGQAAVKAAKAIGYCGAGTIEFIVDSSKGLHKDSFYFMEMNTRLQVEHPVTELITGLDLVDWQLRIAAGERLPLTQDQIPLDGHAFEVRLYAEDPTSGFLPQTGRLHHFSTPPQDQHFRLDSGVEEGDEVSIHYDPMIAKLIVWDRDRPGALRQMRRVLRETAVAGLKTNLEFLGRIFDHDAFAKGDVDTGFISRFEQDLIPQPGPAWPEILALAVLNELVPDRSSADVWDWTDGWRMNMALTSTLTFVDQQGKRDIEVTYEENGFRLLIDGREHEACVAERRGEDFTILFDGHKVQAKVIRDGQEYTIFQDGRVFYLHHYLPGAEAGEDMTGSGVIITPMPGRLSRLMVAEGDRVEAGQPLLVLEAMKMEHTLKAPLAGTVEQVAAQEGEQVTDGQLLVKITEDEA
- a CDS encoding enoyl-CoA hydratase-related protein; translated protein: MTTDTVVIEKDKDGLARVTLNRPEVRNAFNEHMIRELSETFRTLGQDETVKAVILSGRGKSFSAGADLDWMKRAASYSHEQNKADADALAAMLKALYEMPKLTIACVQGAAMGGGLGLVACCDVVIAVRDTRFALSEVKLGLIPATISPYVMTAIGARQARRFFQTGEAFFGDKAKEIGLVHELAEDEQSLELVLEKILKEVRLAGPRAMAASKRLVLDFAGRPLDLEIIEETANRIAATRAGAEAREGITAFFEKRPAAWVKDNKEG
- a CDS encoding carboxyl transferase domain-containing protein, yielding MTELHTELDVTGAEFAENAAAMRTLVRDLRAKIAKIEQGGGEKARARHLSRGKLLPRDRINRLLDKGSPFLELSQLAAYDMYDAEIPAAGIITGIGRVGGQECMIVCNDATVKGGTYYPMTVKKHLRAQEIAEQNRLPCIYLVDSGGANLPNQDEVFPDKNHFGRIFYNQANMSAKGIPQIAVVMGSCTAGGAYVPAMSDESIIVKEQGTIFLAGPPLVKAATGEVVSAEELGGGDVHTRISGVADHLAHDDNHALEMARRIVGTLNRQKPGQLTRRPPREPLYDPEELYGVIPADLKKPYDVREVIARIVDGSEFDEFKKRYGTTLVCGFAHIYGMPVGIIANNGVLFSESALKGAHFVELCCQRGIPLVFLQNITGFMVGRKYESGGIARDGAKMVTAVSCAQVPKFTVIIGGSFGAGNYGMCGRAYNPRFLWMWPNARISVMGGEQAAGVLATVKRDGLERAGKTWSEEEEAAFRTPIMEQYERQGHPYYASARLWDDGVIDPRDTRRVLGLGLSASLNAPIEKTTFGIFRM